Proteins from a genomic interval of Nasonia vitripennis strain AsymCx chromosome 3, Nvit_psr_1.1, whole genome shotgun sequence:
- the LOC100122641 gene encoding kynurenine/alpha-aminoadipate aminotransferase, mitochondrial: protein MERENNSFCNSSKNKIPLSFEIKRGERAAVEACERRESAGVPSTTTATRAESNLEKFCINNAQMVRKKCIMDYGKFMTEISKRRKPNLIRQLTEAYMKNPDALFFAGGLPNPQMFPFKEISVTYSGGTRMKLENKDLVSALQYGQTQGHPPLLKKWRELQSKWHSPPYSEWDVHFVTGSMDGCSKIFELLIEEGSPVMLQTPTYTGILGAAMPMQPHIVPIEMDEDGVLPEDISKACEERLKSGKPLPKFLYVNPTGANPVGTVYSNERKEEIYKLAQKYDFLILEDDAYYFLHFLDEQPRSFLSLDVDGRVLRLDSFSKILSAGIRLGVVTGPKPLLQKIGLHLACSTLHPSSLSQVLVCKLLEAWSDDDLSAHFAEIRRFYRDKRDLMLKVVEKHFTGIAEWSAPKGGMFLWMKVSVMEDVYDLVMNTCVPQGVFVLPGHAFYVEGTSKPCPYLRICYSQAQPDDVEEGLAKLAALIRQVAKKGDEPVINGA, encoded by the exons ATGGAGAGGGAAAACAACTCGTTTTGTAACTCGTCGAAAAATAAGATACCGCTCTCGTTTGAGATaaagagaggagaaagagcCGCAGTGGAGGCCTGCGAACGTCGCGAGAGTGCTGGAGTGCCCTCAACTACAACAGCAACTAGAGCGGAATCGAATCTCGAAAAATTCTGTATAAATAATGCGCAAATGGTGAGAAAAAAGTGTATCATGGACTACGGCAAATTCATGACGGAGATCAGTAAGCGGCGGAAGCCCAATCTCATTCGGCAGCTCA CTGAAGCCTACATGAAGAATCCAGACGCCCTGTTCTTCGCCGGCGGACTGCCGAATCCCCAAATGTTCCCCTTCAAGGAGATTTCCGTCACCTACAGCGGGGGCACTCGGATGAAACTGGAGAATAAGGATCTCGTCTCGGCCCTTCAATACGGACAGACGCAAGG ACACCCGCCGTTGCTGAAAAAGTGGCGCGAGCTCCAGTCAAAGTGGCACTCGCCGCCGTACAGCGAGTGGGACGTGCACTTCGTAACCGGCTCGATGGACGGCTGCAGCAAAATATTCGAGCTGCTGATCGAGGAGGGCAGCCCCGTGATGCTCCAGACGCCGACCTACACCGGCATCCTCGGCGCG GCGATGCCGATGCAGCCCCACATCGTACCGATCGAGATGGACGAGGACGGGGTCCTGCCGGAGGACATCTCCAAGGCCTGCGAGGAGCGGCTCAAGAGCGGCAAGCCTCTGCCCAAG TTCCTGTACGTCAACCCGACTGGCGCGAATCCAGTTGGAACGGTCTACAGCAACGAGCGCAAGGAGGAGATCTACAAGCTGGCCCAGAAATACGACTTTCTCATCCTCGAGGACGACGCCTACTATTTCCTGCACTTCCTCGACGAGCAGCCCAGGTCCTTCCTCTCGCTGGACGTCGACGGGAGGGTTCTCAGGCTGGACTCCTTCAGCAAGATCTTGAGCGCGGGAATCAGGCTCGGAGTGGTCACGGGGCCCAAGCCGTTGCTCCAGAAGATAGGACTGCACCTGGCCTGCTCCACCCTGCACCCCTCCTCGCTCTCGCAGGTGCTGGTCTGCAAGCTCCTCGAGGCCTGGAGCGACGACGACTTGAGCGCTCACTTCGCCGAGATACGGAGATTCTATCGCGACAAGCGCGACCTCATGCTCAAGGTCGTCGAGAAGCATTTCACAG GCATCGCGGAGTGGTCGGCACCGAAGGGCGGCATGTTCCTGTGGATGAAGGTCAGCGTTATGGAGGACGTCTACGACCTAGTGATGAATACCTGCGTGCCCCAGGGCGTCTTCGTGCTGCCGGGTCACGCCTTCTACGTCGAGGGAACGAGCAAGCCCTGCCCTTACCTACGTATCTGCTACAGCCAAGCTCAACCCGACGACGTGGAAGAG GGATTAGCCAAATTAGCAGCGCTGATTAGACAGGTGGCAAAAAAGGGAGACGAGCCAGTGATCAACGGAGCTTGA
- the LOC100679520 gene encoding zinc finger protein 888 has protein sequence MESDSNYEPEPEEIAETNKKPHKCEYPGCTAAFSRPSRLEQHLMVHQNKRPYKCKQEGCDKAYSNPSHLKRHAQSHSEIAKTYSCCVCSVKISTLSNLKRHYNRAHNTERELHCMECNVYFRKKNRYEEHMAAHKHESKYKCGICEKEYLSHTKLKKHQEIHNKIYECPIENCPKTFTKWALMIKHKRKEHINKYPCPECGKEFLTKACLRLHAEVHSEDRPAIPCPYEKCTRLYYFKRNLDQHIRRKHNGQKFICDICNRCLSTKQKLQNHMIAQHLSEKKPFKRKPPAPRKDTGQARRSALSELTGLYLSVKAEVQLMKRNPTALLRDAMVEESVSEDDRVSDTSAKGA, from the exons ATGGAATCCGATTCGAACTATGAACCGGAGCCCGAAGAGATCGCggaaacaaacaaaaaaccGCACAAGTGCGAATATCCTGGGTGTACTGCTGCATTTTCCAGACCTTCTCGCCTCGAACAACATTTGATGGTTCATCAAAACAAG AGGCCATACAAGTGTAAACAAGAAGGATGCGACAAGGCATACAGTAATCCATCACACTTGAAACGTCATGCACAATCTCACAGTGAAATTGCAAAAACTTACAG CTGTTGCGTATGCTCCGTTAAAATCAGTACATTAAGTAACTTGAAACGCCACTACAACCGAGCCCACAATACTGAACGAGAACTGCACTGCATGGAATGCAACGTAtattttagaaagaaaaatcGTTATGAAGAGCACATGGCAGCTCACAAACACGAGTCTAAGTATAAATGTGGTATCTGCGAAAAAGAATATCTAAGCCACACAAAGCTCAAAAAACACCAggaaattcataataaaatttacGAATGTCCCATTGAAAACTGCCCAAAAACTTTTACAAAATGGGCACTTATGATAAAGCACAAAAGAAAAGAACACATTAATA aGTATCCATGTCCAGAATGTGGAAAGGAGTTTCTAACTAAGGCTTGTTTGAGGCTTCACGCTGAAGTTCATTCAGAAGATAGACCAGCTATACCGTGTCCATATGAAAAATGCACTCGTCTTTACTACTTCAAAAGGAATCTAGATCAGCACATTCGCAGAAAACACAACGGTCAAAAGTTCATTTGTGACATATGCAACAGATGCCTATCTACAAAACAGAAATTGCAAAACCATATGATCGCACAACACCTATCTGAAAAGAAACCCTTCAAAAGGAAACCTCCAGCACCTAGAAAAGATACTGGACAAGCTAGGAGATCTGCGTTATCTGAACTCACTGGTCTTTATTTGTCTGTCAAGGCTGAAGTACAACTGATGAAGAGAAATCCTACAGCGTTACTGAGAGACGCGATGGTCGAGGAATCGGTCTCAGAAGATGACAGAGTTTCCGATACAAGTGCCAAAGGTGCCTAA
- the LOC100122617 gene encoding protein king tubby isoform X3, producing the protein MTSLDLRQQKLEQQRQLIAQKMKQKRQTGAGGMVQASNVSSAGLTGRTAWQNDSHGNPDTSTLPGNRTMETDGTTDVSSEGVFYDGADEESSPVELLSPTETLACASPLRVAPSDGPMTVYNRDNHSSSPELEGNVEGNIEQFVLQPANKKMHYKCRITRDRKGMDRGFYPTYFLHLERDYGKKVFLLAGRKRKRSKTSNYLISTDPTDLSRGGEAFVGKLRSNLLGTQFTIYDNGYSQLKDDKREERRSHPRQELAAVIYDTNVLGFKGPRKMTVIIPGMTPDQKRVEICPRDESETLLECYKSKNMDNLIELHNKTPVWNDDTQSYVLNFHGRVTQASVKNFQVVHDTDVDYVVMQFGRVAEDVFTMDYRFPLCALQAFAIALSSFDSKLACE; encoded by the exons ATGACGTCGCTGGACCTGAGACAGCAGAAGCTCGAGCAACAG AGGCAGCTGATTGCTCAAAAAATGAAGCAGAAGAGACAGACCGGAGCTGGTGGAATGGTGCAGGCTTCCAACGTATCCAGTGCTGGACTTACTGGTCGTACAGCATGGCAAAATGATTCACATG GTAACCCAGATACAAGTACACTACCTGGAAATAGGACTATGGAGACTGATGGAACTACAG ATGTTAGTAGTGAAGGTGTTTTTTACGATGGAGCAGATGAAGAATCTTCTCCAGTGGAGCTTCTATCCCCAACAGAAACACTTGCATGTGCATCTCCTCTTAGAGTGGCACCATCAGATGGACCTATGACAGTCTATAACAGAGATAATCATTCTTCGAGTCCAGAGTTGGAAGGAAATGTTGAGGGAAACATTGAACAGTTTGTGTTACAACCAGCTAATAAGAAAATGCATTACAAATGCCGTATAACAAGAGATAGAAAAGGAATGGATCGTGGATTTTACCCAACATATTTCCTTCATTTAGAACGGGACTATGGCAAAAAG GTATTCCTCTTAGCTGGGCGTAAGAGGAAAAGAAGTAAGACTAGTAACTACTTAATATCTACTGATCCAACTGATCTATCTCGAGGCGGCGAGGCCTTCGTCGGCAAATTGAGATCAAATTTGTTGGGGACTCAGTTCACTATATACGACAACGGTTACTCTCAATTGAAAGATGATAAACGAGAAGAGCGCCGTTCTCATCCCAGACAGGAGCTCGCTGCTGTGATATACGATACAAACGTTTTGGGATTTAAAGGGCCACGTAAAATGACTGTTATCATTCCAGGCATGACACCGGATCAAAAACGAGTCGAGATATGTCCTCGAGATGAATCTGAAACTTTATTAG aatGTTACAAGTCGAAAAATATGGATAATCTCATAGAATTGCATAATAAAACACCAGTATGGAATGATGACACGCAATCGTATGTCCTCAATTTCCATGGTCGCGTCACACAGGCTTCAGTTAAAAACTTTCAAGTAGTTCACGATACCGACG TGGATTACGTTGTTATGCAGTTCGGCCGCGTAGCAGAAGATGTGTTTACAATGGATTATCGATTTCCTCTGTGCGCGCTTCAAGCGTTTGCTATAGCTCTCAGTAGTTTCGACAGTAAACTAGCATGCGAATAA
- the LOC100122617 gene encoding protein king tubby isoform X2, which yields MTSLDLRQQKLEQQRQLIAQKMKQKRQTGAGGMVQASNVSSAGLTGRTAWQNDSHGYDGPLRYSIFPGNPDTSTLPGNRTMETDGTTDVSSEGVFYDGADEESSPVELLSPTETLACASPLRVAPSDGPMTVYNRDNHSSSPELEGNVEGNIEQFVLQPANKKMHYKCRITRDRKGMDRGFYPTYFLHLERDYGKKVFLLAGRKRKRSKTSNYLISTDPTDLSRGGEAFVGKLRSNLLGTQFTIYDNGYSQLKDDKREERRSHPRQELAAVIYDTNVLGFKGPRKMTVIIPGMTPDQKRVEICPRDESETLLECYKSKNMDNLIELHNKTPVWNDDTQSYVLNFHGRVTQASVKNFQVVHDTDVDYVVMQFGRVAEDVFTMDYRFPLCALQAFAIALSSFDSKLACE from the exons ATGACGTCGCTGGACCTGAGACAGCAGAAGCTCGAGCAACAG AGGCAGCTGATTGCTCAAAAAATGAAGCAGAAGAGACAGACCGGAGCTGGTGGAATGGTGCAGGCTTCCAACGTATCCAGTGCTGGACTTACTGGTCGTACAGCATGGCAAAATGATTCACATG GTTACGATGGACCTTTACGATACAGTATCTTTCCAGGTAACCCAGATACAAGTACACTACCTGGAAATAGGACTATGGAGACTGATGGAACTACAG ATGTTAGTAGTGAAGGTGTTTTTTACGATGGAGCAGATGAAGAATCTTCTCCAGTGGAGCTTCTATCCCCAACAGAAACACTTGCATGTGCATCTCCTCTTAGAGTGGCACCATCAGATGGACCTATGACAGTCTATAACAGAGATAATCATTCTTCGAGTCCAGAGTTGGAAGGAAATGTTGAGGGAAACATTGAACAGTTTGTGTTACAACCAGCTAATAAGAAAATGCATTACAAATGCCGTATAACAAGAGATAGAAAAGGAATGGATCGTGGATTTTACCCAACATATTTCCTTCATTTAGAACGGGACTATGGCAAAAAG GTATTCCTCTTAGCTGGGCGTAAGAGGAAAAGAAGTAAGACTAGTAACTACTTAATATCTACTGATCCAACTGATCTATCTCGAGGCGGCGAGGCCTTCGTCGGCAAATTGAGATCAAATTTGTTGGGGACTCAGTTCACTATATACGACAACGGTTACTCTCAATTGAAAGATGATAAACGAGAAGAGCGCCGTTCTCATCCCAGACAGGAGCTCGCTGCTGTGATATACGATACAAACGTTTTGGGATTTAAAGGGCCACGTAAAATGACTGTTATCATTCCAGGCATGACACCGGATCAAAAACGAGTCGAGATATGTCCTCGAGATGAATCTGAAACTTTATTAG aatGTTACAAGTCGAAAAATATGGATAATCTCATAGAATTGCATAATAAAACACCAGTATGGAATGATGACACGCAATCGTATGTCCTCAATTTCCATGGTCGCGTCACACAGGCTTCAGTTAAAAACTTTCAAGTAGTTCACGATACCGACG TGGATTACGTTGTTATGCAGTTCGGCCGCGTAGCAGAAGATGTGTTTACAATGGATTATCGATTTCCTCTGTGCGCGCTTCAAGCGTTTGCTATAGCTCTCAGTAGTTTCGACAGTAAACTAGCATGCGAATAA
- the LOC100122617 gene encoding protein king tubby 1 isoform X5 has product MKQKRQTGAGGMVQASNVSSAGLTGRTAWQNDSHGNPDTSTLPGNRTMETDGTTDVSSEGVFYDGADEESSPVELLSPTETLACASPLRVAPSDGPMTVYNRDNHSSSPELEGNVEGNIEQFVLQPANKKMHYKCRITRDRKGMDRGFYPTYFLHLERDYGKKVFLLAGRKRKRSKTSNYLISTDPTDLSRGGEAFVGKLRSNLLGTQFTIYDNGYSQLKDDKREERRSHPRQELAAVIYDTNVLGFKGPRKMTVIIPGMTPDQKRVEICPRDESETLLECYKSKNMDNLIELHNKTPVWNDDTQSYVLNFHGRVTQASVKNFQVVHDTDVDYVVMQFGRVAEDVFTMDYRFPLCALQAFAIALSSFDSKLACE; this is encoded by the exons ATGAAGCAGAAGAGACAGACCGGAGCTGGTGGAATGGTGCAGGCTTCCAACGTATCCAGTGCTGGACTTACTGGTCGTACAGCATGGCAAAATGATTCACATG GTAACCCAGATACAAGTACACTACCTGGAAATAGGACTATGGAGACTGATGGAACTACAG ATGTTAGTAGTGAAGGTGTTTTTTACGATGGAGCAGATGAAGAATCTTCTCCAGTGGAGCTTCTATCCCCAACAGAAACACTTGCATGTGCATCTCCTCTTAGAGTGGCACCATCAGATGGACCTATGACAGTCTATAACAGAGATAATCATTCTTCGAGTCCAGAGTTGGAAGGAAATGTTGAGGGAAACATTGAACAGTTTGTGTTACAACCAGCTAATAAGAAAATGCATTACAAATGCCGTATAACAAGAGATAGAAAAGGAATGGATCGTGGATTTTACCCAACATATTTCCTTCATTTAGAACGGGACTATGGCAAAAAG GTATTCCTCTTAGCTGGGCGTAAGAGGAAAAGAAGTAAGACTAGTAACTACTTAATATCTACTGATCCAACTGATCTATCTCGAGGCGGCGAGGCCTTCGTCGGCAAATTGAGATCAAATTTGTTGGGGACTCAGTTCACTATATACGACAACGGTTACTCTCAATTGAAAGATGATAAACGAGAAGAGCGCCGTTCTCATCCCAGACAGGAGCTCGCTGCTGTGATATACGATACAAACGTTTTGGGATTTAAAGGGCCACGTAAAATGACTGTTATCATTCCAGGCATGACACCGGATCAAAAACGAGTCGAGATATGTCCTCGAGATGAATCTGAAACTTTATTAG aatGTTACAAGTCGAAAAATATGGATAATCTCATAGAATTGCATAATAAAACACCAGTATGGAATGATGACACGCAATCGTATGTCCTCAATTTCCATGGTCGCGTCACACAGGCTTCAGTTAAAAACTTTCAAGTAGTTCACGATACCGACG TGGATTACGTTGTTATGCAGTTCGGCCGCGTAGCAGAAGATGTGTTTACAATGGATTATCGATTTCCTCTGTGCGCGCTTCAAGCGTTTGCTATAGCTCTCAGTAGTTTCGACAGTAAACTAGCATGCGAATAA
- the LOC100122617 gene encoding protein king tubby isoform X1, translating to MTSLDLRQQKLEQQRQLIAQKMKQKRQTGAGGMVQASNVSSAGLTGRTAWQNDSHVAGYDGPLRYSIFPGNPDTSTLPGNRTMETDGTTDVSSEGVFYDGADEESSPVELLSPTETLACASPLRVAPSDGPMTVYNRDNHSSSPELEGNVEGNIEQFVLQPANKKMHYKCRITRDRKGMDRGFYPTYFLHLERDYGKKVFLLAGRKRKRSKTSNYLISTDPTDLSRGGEAFVGKLRSNLLGTQFTIYDNGYSQLKDDKREERRSHPRQELAAVIYDTNVLGFKGPRKMTVIIPGMTPDQKRVEICPRDESETLLECYKSKNMDNLIELHNKTPVWNDDTQSYVLNFHGRVTQASVKNFQVVHDTDVDYVVMQFGRVAEDVFTMDYRFPLCALQAFAIALSSFDSKLACE from the exons ATGACGTCGCTGGACCTGAGACAGCAGAAGCTCGAGCAACAG AGGCAGCTGATTGCTCAAAAAATGAAGCAGAAGAGACAGACCGGAGCTGGTGGAATGGTGCAGGCTTCCAACGTATCCAGTGCTGGACTTACTGGTCGTACAGCATGGCAAAATGATTCACATG TTGCAGGTTACGATGGACCTTTACGATACAGTATCTTTCCAGGTAACCCAGATACAAGTACACTACCTGGAAATAGGACTATGGAGACTGATGGAACTACAG ATGTTAGTAGTGAAGGTGTTTTTTACGATGGAGCAGATGAAGAATCTTCTCCAGTGGAGCTTCTATCCCCAACAGAAACACTTGCATGTGCATCTCCTCTTAGAGTGGCACCATCAGATGGACCTATGACAGTCTATAACAGAGATAATCATTCTTCGAGTCCAGAGTTGGAAGGAAATGTTGAGGGAAACATTGAACAGTTTGTGTTACAACCAGCTAATAAGAAAATGCATTACAAATGCCGTATAACAAGAGATAGAAAAGGAATGGATCGTGGATTTTACCCAACATATTTCCTTCATTTAGAACGGGACTATGGCAAAAAG GTATTCCTCTTAGCTGGGCGTAAGAGGAAAAGAAGTAAGACTAGTAACTACTTAATATCTACTGATCCAACTGATCTATCTCGAGGCGGCGAGGCCTTCGTCGGCAAATTGAGATCAAATTTGTTGGGGACTCAGTTCACTATATACGACAACGGTTACTCTCAATTGAAAGATGATAAACGAGAAGAGCGCCGTTCTCATCCCAGACAGGAGCTCGCTGCTGTGATATACGATACAAACGTTTTGGGATTTAAAGGGCCACGTAAAATGACTGTTATCATTCCAGGCATGACACCGGATCAAAAACGAGTCGAGATATGTCCTCGAGATGAATCTGAAACTTTATTAG aatGTTACAAGTCGAAAAATATGGATAATCTCATAGAATTGCATAATAAAACACCAGTATGGAATGATGACACGCAATCGTATGTCCTCAATTTCCATGGTCGCGTCACACAGGCTTCAGTTAAAAACTTTCAAGTAGTTCACGATACCGACG TGGATTACGTTGTTATGCAGTTCGGCCGCGTAGCAGAAGATGTGTTTACAATGGATTATCGATTTCCTCTGTGCGCGCTTCAAGCGTTTGCTATAGCTCTCAGTAGTTTCGACAGTAAACTAGCATGCGAATAA
- the LOC100122617 gene encoding protein king tubby 1 isoform X4, producing MKQKRQTGAGGMVQASNVSSAGLTGRTAWQNDSHVAGYDGPLRYSIFPGNPDTSTLPGNRTMETDGTTDVSSEGVFYDGADEESSPVELLSPTETLACASPLRVAPSDGPMTVYNRDNHSSSPELEGNVEGNIEQFVLQPANKKMHYKCRITRDRKGMDRGFYPTYFLHLERDYGKKVFLLAGRKRKRSKTSNYLISTDPTDLSRGGEAFVGKLRSNLLGTQFTIYDNGYSQLKDDKREERRSHPRQELAAVIYDTNVLGFKGPRKMTVIIPGMTPDQKRVEICPRDESETLLECYKSKNMDNLIELHNKTPVWNDDTQSYVLNFHGRVTQASVKNFQVVHDTDVDYVVMQFGRVAEDVFTMDYRFPLCALQAFAIALSSFDSKLACE from the exons ATGAAGCAGAAGAGACAGACCGGAGCTGGTGGAATGGTGCAGGCTTCCAACGTATCCAGTGCTGGACTTACTGGTCGTACAGCATGGCAAAATGATTCACATG TTGCAGGTTACGATGGACCTTTACGATACAGTATCTTTCCAGGTAACCCAGATACAAGTACACTACCTGGAAATAGGACTATGGAGACTGATGGAACTACAG ATGTTAGTAGTGAAGGTGTTTTTTACGATGGAGCAGATGAAGAATCTTCTCCAGTGGAGCTTCTATCCCCAACAGAAACACTTGCATGTGCATCTCCTCTTAGAGTGGCACCATCAGATGGACCTATGACAGTCTATAACAGAGATAATCATTCTTCGAGTCCAGAGTTGGAAGGAAATGTTGAGGGAAACATTGAACAGTTTGTGTTACAACCAGCTAATAAGAAAATGCATTACAAATGCCGTATAACAAGAGATAGAAAAGGAATGGATCGTGGATTTTACCCAACATATTTCCTTCATTTAGAACGGGACTATGGCAAAAAG GTATTCCTCTTAGCTGGGCGTAAGAGGAAAAGAAGTAAGACTAGTAACTACTTAATATCTACTGATCCAACTGATCTATCTCGAGGCGGCGAGGCCTTCGTCGGCAAATTGAGATCAAATTTGTTGGGGACTCAGTTCACTATATACGACAACGGTTACTCTCAATTGAAAGATGATAAACGAGAAGAGCGCCGTTCTCATCCCAGACAGGAGCTCGCTGCTGTGATATACGATACAAACGTTTTGGGATTTAAAGGGCCACGTAAAATGACTGTTATCATTCCAGGCATGACACCGGATCAAAAACGAGTCGAGATATGTCCTCGAGATGAATCTGAAACTTTATTAG aatGTTACAAGTCGAAAAATATGGATAATCTCATAGAATTGCATAATAAAACACCAGTATGGAATGATGACACGCAATCGTATGTCCTCAATTTCCATGGTCGCGTCACACAGGCTTCAGTTAAAAACTTTCAAGTAGTTCACGATACCGACG TGGATTACGTTGTTATGCAGTTCGGCCGCGTAGCAGAAGATGTGTTTACAATGGATTATCGATTTCCTCTGTGCGCGCTTCAAGCGTTTGCTATAGCTCTCAGTAGTTTCGACAGTAAACTAGCATGCGAATAA